In Candidatus Sysuiplasma acidicola, the genomic window TCAGCTCCTCCAGGATTGTCGCGGGAGAATGCGACAGAGATGGAAATGTGCTCCGGCGCATTACAATAGGCATCGGTTCGGCTAATCCGTCGAAAATCAAGGGAGTGGAAATGGCTTTCCATCGGTATGCGCATGTTTTCCGTAATCCGATGTTCAAAGAACAGGATGTGAAGTCGTCGGTTTCCGATCAGCCGTCGGGTGATGATACTGTCAGAGGTGCCATGAATCGCGCGCGCCTGGCTTTGATTGGAAACGACATCGGTATCGGCATCGAAGCAGGTTTGTTCAGAAACAGGGTACTCCACAGAACCTTCGATGTCCAGTATTGTGTCATAGTGGACAGGGCAGGGTACGTTTCGTCGGGCCACGGAATGGGTTTTTCCTATCCGCCGTCGGTGCTCAAGGATATTTCCGAGGGAAAGACCGCTGGGCACTCGATGTCATCGATCAGCGGCATTAAAGACATAGGAAGGAAGGAGGGAGCCGTAGGTTATCTTACCAGGGGTGCGATTGGTCGGGCAGAATTGACAGAACAGGCTGTTATCGCTGCACTGATTCCGCGCATCAACAGAACGCTGTACACCGCGTAACTTACAAGGGGGCGCTGAGGGGGAGATTTGAACTCCCGAGTCGCAGAGCGACACCGGCTTTCCTGAGAGATTCTCAAGGCCGGCGCCTTGAACCGGGCTTAGCTACCTCAGCAGCTGGATTCGCGTCACATCGAGTTCCAATCCGACGACCGGATTAAACAGGTTGAAGTTGGTAATGACTTCCGGGTGTATTTCTCCCACATACCCTATCGCTTCAACTCCATCACTTATGCGCATTTGCCTGCCTTCGATGAATCTCGGATCTGTCGATTCGGAGTATGTGAGGTTCAGCCTCAAATCTCTTCCTATCGCGTCAATCAGTGATTTCGATTCTGAAAACGTGGCGCGCGGATGCGTATTGAGCGATGCGAGGAAGAGCCTGCGTTCAGGTGTCTGAACATGGCCTATCTCGAAAACCCTCTGCGGAAGTTCATTGTGCTTGTTCGCTTCGAGCAGCCTGAACAGGCCAGGAAGCAGCGATGTTCTCATAATCTCTGTATCCTCGGTAACGGGATTGAGTACTCTCACCACACCGGTGGGCTCAGTCCGCATCATCTTGAAGTTGGAGCTGACCGAAGCGAGCAGGAGCGTGATGCAGTGGATATATCCGTAGCCGGACATGAGTTCCGATAGCACGTCTGAAAGTTTCGTCGAGGGAAGCAATTCGCCGTTTGTCTGATGCGCCGGCATGGACTTGCCGAACGATTCGAAACCATGCGCTATTGCAATATCCTCCGCAAGGTCCACCTCATGAAGCACGTCCATTCGATACGGCGGAACGCCTGCGGTGATGAAATCTCCATCTGGCTCGGCCGAGTGACCCATCCGCCTCAGGTGTTCTGCGTTCTCGTCGTCGGTGAGCTTGATGCCGGTGACTGCATTAATCCGCCGGGAAGTTGTCTGCATACGCCTGAAGCTCATGTCGGGAGATGTTGAGGAGTCATCGCCACGCAGGATCGACACGGACTCGATGGAAGCACCTCTGTCCGCAAGGTTTGAGCACAATATATTGAGCACACCCGCGCATGCAGTCCTGCTGGTGCCAGTCACATCGATAAACATGTCCCTGGTATTTTCGTCCAGCACCGTTACAGTTCCGTTTATTATCGGCGGCATCGAGAGGACCGCTCCATTTGCGTCCGCAAGCACGGGATAAGGCCCCTGTCCCACGATCCGGCCATATTCCCTGCCCTTCTCATGCTTCAGCACAATATCTCCTAGCGAAAGTTCTTCATCCATGCCGAGCGGTGTGAAGCGAACTTCATCAGCAGCCATTGCCGCATACGTAAACGGAGGTTTCACTGTCCGCACGTTGTGGAGACCGATCGATACCTTTCTTCTGCGCCTGCCCACGGTGAGATGCAATTTCTCCTGAAGTTCGATGAGCGATCTGAGGGCACCGTTAGAAAGGTCGACATGGCGTGCAACCGCACAGACAATAACCGGCCTTACTGCTTCAACAGACCTGTCAACGGTGAGATTGATTGCGCCGGTCTTCACATCATATTGTCTGACTTTCCGGTTCCCGTGGAGAAAGGAGAGCGTCCGGGCAATGCCCTCAACGGAGTAGTGGTCAGGCCTGTTCGGGAAGAACTC contains:
- the pheT gene encoding phenylalanine--tRNA ligase subunit beta encodes the protein MGERMPVIDIRLDELVRLSGINRDSDWFASVIPMTGASFEGMEADCMRFEFFPNRPDHYSVEGIARTLSFLHGNRKVRQYDVKTGAINLTVDRSVEAVRPVIVCAVARHVDLSNGALRSLIELQEKLHLTVGRRRRKVSIGLHNVRTVKPPFTYAAMAADEVRFTPLGMDEELSLGDIVLKHEKGREYGRIVGQGPYPVLADANGAVLSMPPIINGTVTVLDENTRDMFIDVTGTSRTACAGVLNILCSNLADRGASIESVSILRGDDSSTSPDMSFRRMQTTSRRINAVTGIKLTDDENAEHLRRMGHSAEPDGDFITAGVPPYRMDVLHEVDLAEDIAIAHGFESFGKSMPAHQTNGELLPSTKLSDVLSELMSGYGYIHCITLLLASVSSNFKMMRTEPTGVVRVLNPVTEDTEIMRTSLLPGLFRLLEANKHNELPQRVFEIGHVQTPERRLFLASLNTHPRATFSESKSLIDAIGRDLRLNLTYSESTDPRFIEGRQMRISDGVEAIGYVGEIHPEVITNFNLFNPVVGLELDVTRIQLLR
- the yjjX gene encoding inosine/xanthosine triphosphatase, which codes for MTRREVCLGGTFNALHAGHRLLLQSAFHNADAVYIGLTSDEMAQSKRTAVRSFALRRRSLVSFCTGFQKPFFITMLHDPYGPAVSMASLSAIAVTPDTVFRVPVINRMRCTRGMKPLERIIVPLVRCADGIKLSSSRIVAGECDRDGNVLRRITIGIGSANPSKIKGVEMAFHRYAHVFRNPMFKEQDVKSSVSDQPSGDDTVRGAMNRARLALIGNDIGIGIEAGLFRNRVLHRTFDVQYCVIVDRAGYVSSGHGMGFSYPPSVLKDISEGKTAGHSMSSISGIKDIGRKEGAVGYLTRGAIGRAELTEQAVIAALIPRINRTLYTA